A DNA window from Dethiosulfovibrio salsuginis contains the following coding sequences:
- a CDS encoding FAD binding domain-containing protein, translating to MNPQSLEDLFTLAGDWAGLPQDVSLEDVRCLQWISIKGDYLAIGPMVTWGRIRGSDLVQKLAPSLLELSQGFEQNRTLGEELLKPSPQGPGEKLISLGAKVELLSSGSSRETDLSFPLPIAEGELLRSVLIPLA from the coding sequence TTGAACCCCCAGTCTCTGGAGGACCTTTTTACTCTCGCAGGAGACTGGGCCGGTTTGCCTCAGGACGTCTCTCTTGAGGACGTTCGGTGCCTCCAATGGATCTCCATAAAAGGGGACTATCTGGCCATAGGGCCTATGGTCACCTGGGGAAGGATAAGGGGCAGCGACCTGGTGCAAAAGCTGGCCCCTTCCCTGTTGGAGCTCTCCCAGGGCTTTGAACAGAACAGGACCCTGGGAGAGGAGCTGCTGAAGCCCTCTCCCCAGGGCCCTGGGGAAAAACTGATAAGCTTAGGCGCCAAAGTGGAGCTCCTGTCCAGCGGTTCGTCCAGGGAAACCGACCTGTCGTTCCCCTTACCTATAGCCGAAGGTGAGCTCCTCCGATCGGTGCTGATCCCTCTGGCCTAG
- a CDS encoding DMT family transporter, which produces MMVDEYRGWRASWPMVTATLLWAGAFVAGKMSVGEFPPVTLTFLRFLAAGAIMVPVAILSRAEWRFPKKDWPAVVFLGLTGMVGYHLFFFEALRHTTAVNSSMIAATSPLVTAFLAAVIGSERLGAKQIGAVVLAVLGVVVIVTDGQVHHLGSVSFNRGDVTMFGAVVSMAVYSVVSRRSGLSRSPVGLVTWTFLVCAVVTGFLSPLEGSVLEIGRAASADAWWSVAYMAVFASCFGYFLQMFSIRRIGAARTMVFINLIPVFSTILAVMILGESVSAPKVAGLVVVISAVWLNSKAS; this is translated from the coding sequence ATGATGGTCGACGAATACAGAGGATGGCGGGCATCCTGGCCTATGGTCACGGCGACTTTGCTGTGGGCAGGGGCTTTTGTGGCGGGAAAGATGTCGGTAGGGGAGTTCCCTCCGGTGACTTTGACCTTTTTGAGGTTTCTGGCCGCCGGGGCGATTATGGTTCCTGTGGCCATACTCTCCAGGGCGGAGTGGCGTTTTCCTAAAAAGGACTGGCCAGCGGTGGTGTTTTTGGGCCTGACCGGAATGGTGGGGTATCATCTGTTTTTTTTCGAGGCACTGAGACACACTACCGCCGTAAATTCCTCTATGATAGCAGCCACAAGTCCTCTGGTGACCGCCTTTTTGGCGGCGGTTATAGGCTCGGAGCGACTGGGGGCTAAGCAGATCGGGGCGGTGGTACTGGCGGTTTTAGGTGTGGTGGTCATAGTCACCGACGGACAGGTCCATCACCTGGGATCGGTGTCCTTCAACCGGGGAGACGTTACTATGTTTGGGGCGGTGGTGTCCATGGCGGTCTATTCGGTGGTGAGCCGTCGGTCGGGGCTGTCCCGCTCCCCTGTAGGGCTGGTGACCTGGACCTTTTTGGTCTGTGCGGTGGTTACGGGGTTTTTGAGCCCTCTTGAGGGGTCGGTACTCGAGATAGGCAGGGCGGCCTCCGCCGACGCCTGGTGGTCGGTGGCCTATATGGCGGTTTTCGCCTCCTGTTTCGGCTATTTTCTGCAGATGTTCTCCATAAGGAGGATAGGAGCCGCCAGGACCATGGTTTTTATAAACCTGATCCCCGTGTTTTCCACGATCCTGGCGGTTATGATTTTAGGCGAGTCGGTGTCCGCCCCTAAGGTGGCGGGGCTGGTGGTGGTTATCTCCGCGGTGTGGCTGAACTCAAAGGCCAGCTAG
- a CDS encoding GNAT family N-acetyltransferase produces the protein MSVKSDISIRRLDSSTVPAVCELYRSIYGEDFPIPWVYDPVELEKREEDGRQATLLAFKDDRIVGQVAAVRSPWNPKLFELTGLLVLPRFRGLGIGGMLASNLMSQLLPELGWVARYTESTTAHDISQRVDLKMGHRHCALALNLLPPSTYRHDDIFIASGRVSCVMGFAEKEDDASAVYLPSRYAEVLKELAEGFSRDFVEDDGAPEGKSSFEVSAFPVAGTAYGAALSLGEGFGADLKKELAPYDSFPATMLQLPLVKGIDRAVEEAFAQGFRLGGFLPRWFENSDGLLLQRTGLPRWDEIKAVTPRGQRLLGIVRKDRETLL, from the coding sequence ATGAGTGTAAAGAGCGACATTTCCATAAGGAGACTGGACAGCTCCACCGTACCGGCGGTATGCGAGCTGTATCGATCCATATACGGAGAGGATTTCCCGATTCCCTGGGTGTACGATCCTGTGGAGCTGGAGAAGAGGGAAGAGGACGGCCGTCAGGCCACGCTACTTGCCTTTAAGGACGATCGTATAGTAGGTCAGGTTGCGGCGGTCAGATCCCCCTGGAACCCTAAGCTCTTCGAGCTAACAGGGCTTCTGGTGTTGCCTAGGTTCAGAGGACTGGGGATAGGGGGAATGCTGGCGTCCAACCTTATGTCTCAGCTGTTGCCTGAACTGGGCTGGGTCGCTCGCTACACCGAGAGCACCACAGCTCACGACATATCCCAGAGGGTGGACCTTAAGATGGGCCATCGTCACTGTGCACTGGCTCTAAATCTCCTACCTCCCTCGACCTACAGACACGACGATATCTTCATAGCCTCCGGTCGGGTCAGCTGCGTCATGGGATTTGCGGAAAAAGAGGACGACGCCTCGGCGGTATACCTTCCGTCGAGATACGCAGAGGTCTTAAAGGAACTGGCGGAGGGATTCTCCAGGGACTTCGTCGAGGACGACGGTGCTCCTGAGGGAAAAAGCTCTTTCGAGGTCTCAGCCTTCCCCGTCGCTGGCACCGCCTACGGGGCGGCACTGTCCCTAGGAGAGGGCTTTGGGGCGGATCTCAAAAAAGAGCTGGCTCCTTACGACTCCTTCCCCGCCACCATGCTTCAGCTTCCTCTGGTGAAGGGGATCGACCGAGCGGTGGAGGAGGCCTTCGCCCAGGGCTTCCGACTGGGGGGCTTTCTGCCTAGATGGTTCGAGAACTCCGACGGACTGCTTCTTCAGAGGACCGGACTGCCCAGATGGGACGAGATAAAGGCGGTCACCCCGAGAGGGCAGAGGCTTCTCGGCATCGTCAGGAAGGACAGGGAGACACTGCTTTGA